In Canis lupus baileyi chromosome X, mCanLup2.hap1, whole genome shotgun sequence, one DNA window encodes the following:
- the RAI2 gene encoding retinoic acid-induced protein 2 isoform X1, whose protein sequence is MAVDVSFSKRMARWHQSRVMDDLRSQNLSMDMTDSSPALANNRLENGMAQLITTEAWNINSTDLVKKALVTVPAPSILNPPAESQSGVALKVAATVLQPLCLGESPVVMPIHMQVEGSSAPELNPNGNATYVMTTQGPVQLPVVLEQHVFQHLNSPLVLPQEAPCSSSAIHNNLFQGAEDPEAPPQLLDLRIPSQPQEPTLPFEAVLQNLFPSQGALGPPPCQPPPGYAPVPPQPFNSPLSPLVPPATLLVPYPVIVPLPVPVPIPIPIPVPQSPESKLGSSFPKPPSSFGLHPFKGGQPPLEKEELKPFDLLQPREYFQLSRHTVIKMGSENEALDLSMKSVPWLKAGQASPPVCQEDAALDLSLAAHRKAEPPVETLFDSSGSVDRPAHGALEKLPGGGDAPFAPATAPGASATESHVGGSNPAQPPGQPGGDVKAENHPDVVSESQAAKVIVSVEDAVPTVFCGKIKGLSGVSTKNFSFKREDSVLQGYDINSQGEEPVGSTEPLRKPVKNRSIKLKKVNSQEIHMLPIKKQRLATFFPRK, encoded by the coding sequence GCCCGGTGGCATCAGAGCCGAGTGATGGATGACCTGCGGTCCCAGAACCTCTCCATGGACATGACCGACTCCTCTCCCGCCTTGGCCAATAACAGACTGGAGAATGGCATGGCCCAGCTGATCACCACCGAAGCCTGGAACATCAACTCCACTGACCTGGTAAAGAAGGCCCTGGTGACCGTGCCGGCCCCGTCCATCCTGAACCCCCCGGCCGAGTCTCAGAGCGGCGTGGCTCTGAAGGTGGCGGCCACCGTGCTGCAACCCCTGTGCCTCGGGGAGAGCCCGGTGGTGATGCCCATTCACATGCAGGTGGAGGGAAGCTCGGCGCCCGAGCTCAACCCTAATGGCAATGCCACCTATGTCATGACCACGCAGGGCCCCGTGCAGCTGCCCGTGGTGCTGGAGCAGCACGTCTTCCAGCACCTCAACTCCCCTCTGGTCCTGCCACAGGAGGCCCCGTGCTCCTCCAGTGCCATCCACAACAACCTGTTCCAGGGAGCCGAGGACCCCGaggccccaccccagctcctggaCCTGCGGATCCCCAGCCAGCCGCAGGAGCCCACGTTGCCATTTGAAGCCGTGCTCCAGAATTTGTTCCCCTCACAGGGTGCTCTCGGCCCCCCACCCTGTCAGCCTCCTCCTGGATACGCCCCGGTGCCCCCCCAGCCCTTTAACTCCCCGCTGTCCCCCCTGGTGCCCCCGGCCACCCTCTTGGTGCCCTACCCTGTGATCGTGCCCTTGCCCGTGCCggtccccatccccatccccatcccggTGCCTCAGAGTCCTGAATCCAAGCTCGGCTCCAGTTTCCCCAAGCCGCCGTCTTCCTTCGGCCTGCACCCCTTTAAAGGCGGCCAGCCCCCCCTGGAGAAGGAGGAACTGAAGCCCTTCGATCTCCTCCAGCCGAGGGAGTACTTCCAGCTGAGCCGCCACACGGTCATCAAGATGGGCAGTGAGAACGAGGCCCTGGATCTGTCCATGAAGTCGgtgccctggctgaaggcgggcCAAGCCAGTCCCCCCGTCTGCCAGGAAGATGCGGCCCTAGACCTGTCGCTGGCGGCCCACCGAAAAGCTGAGCCTCCCGTGGAGACCCTGTTCGACAGCAGCGGGTCAGTGGACCGCCCGGCTCACGGGGCGCTGGAGAAACTTCCCGGGGGCGGGGACGCGCCCTTTGCCCCTGCCACGGCCCCCGGGGCCTCGGCCACGGAGAGCCACGTGGGGGGCAGCAACCCCGCCCAGCCGCCCGGCCAGCCCGGCGGGGACGTCAAGGCCGAAaatcaccctgacgtggtgagcgAGTCCCAGGCGGCCAAGGTGATCGTCTCGGTGGAAGACGCCGTGCCCACCGTCTTCTGCGGCAAGATCAAGGGCCTCTCGGGGGTGTCCACCAAAAACTTCTCCTTCAAAAGAGAAGACTCCGTGCTTCAGGGCTACGACATCAACAGCCAAGGAGAAGAGCCCGTGGGCAGCACGGAGCCCCTTAGGAAACCCGTCAAAAACCGGAGCATAAAGTTAAAGAAAGTGAACTCCCAGGAAATACACATGCTCCCGATCAAAAAACAACGGCTGGCCACCTTTTTTCCAAGAAAGTaa
- the RAI2 gene encoding retinoic acid-induced protein 2 isoform X4, producing the protein MAVDVSFSKRMARWHQSRVMDDLRSQNLSMDMTDSSPALANNRLENGMAQLITTEAWNINSTDLEAPCSSSAIHNNLFQGAEDPEAPPQLLDLRIPSQPQEPTLPFEAVLQNLFPSQGALGPPPCQPPPGYAPVPPQPFNSPLSPLVPPATLLVPYPVIVPLPVPVPIPIPIPVPQSPESKLGSSFPKPPSSFGLHPFKGGQPPLEKEELKPFDLLQPREYFQLSRHTVIKMGSENEALDLSMKSVPWLKAGQASPPVCQEDAALDLSLAAHRKAEPPVETLFDSSGSVDRPAHGALEKLPGGGDAPFAPATAPGASATESHVGGSNPAQPPGQPGGDVKAENHPDVVSESQAAKVIVSVEDAVPTVFCGKIKGLSGVSTKNFSFKREDSVLQGYDINSQGEEPVGSTEPLRKPVKNRSIKLKKVNSQEIHMLPIKKQRLATFFPRK; encoded by the exons GCCCGGTGGCATCAGAGCCGAGTGATGGATGACCTGCGGTCCCAGAACCTCTCCATGGACATGACCGACTCCTCTCCCGCCTTGGCCAATAACAGACTGGAGAATGGCATGGCCCAGCTGATCACCACCGAAGCCTGGAACATCAACTCCACTGACCTG GAGGCCCCGTGCTCCTCCAGTGCCATCCACAACAACCTGTTCCAGGGAGCCGAGGACCCCGaggccccaccccagctcctggaCCTGCGGATCCCCAGCCAGCCGCAGGAGCCCACGTTGCCATTTGAAGCCGTGCTCCAGAATTTGTTCCCCTCACAGGGTGCTCTCGGCCCCCCACCCTGTCAGCCTCCTCCTGGATACGCCCCGGTGCCCCCCCAGCCCTTTAACTCCCCGCTGTCCCCCCTGGTGCCCCCGGCCACCCTCTTGGTGCCCTACCCTGTGATCGTGCCCTTGCCCGTGCCggtccccatccccatccccatcccggTGCCTCAGAGTCCTGAATCCAAGCTCGGCTCCAGTTTCCCCAAGCCGCCGTCTTCCTTCGGCCTGCACCCCTTTAAAGGCGGCCAGCCCCCCCTGGAGAAGGAGGAACTGAAGCCCTTCGATCTCCTCCAGCCGAGGGAGTACTTCCAGCTGAGCCGCCACACGGTCATCAAGATGGGCAGTGAGAACGAGGCCCTGGATCTGTCCATGAAGTCGgtgccctggctgaaggcgggcCAAGCCAGTCCCCCCGTCTGCCAGGAAGATGCGGCCCTAGACCTGTCGCTGGCGGCCCACCGAAAAGCTGAGCCTCCCGTGGAGACCCTGTTCGACAGCAGCGGGTCAGTGGACCGCCCGGCTCACGGGGCGCTGGAGAAACTTCCCGGGGGCGGGGACGCGCCCTTTGCCCCTGCCACGGCCCCCGGGGCCTCGGCCACGGAGAGCCACGTGGGGGGCAGCAACCCCGCCCAGCCGCCCGGCCAGCCCGGCGGGGACGTCAAGGCCGAAaatcaccctgacgtggtgagcgAGTCCCAGGCGGCCAAGGTGATCGTCTCGGTGGAAGACGCCGTGCCCACCGTCTTCTGCGGCAAGATCAAGGGCCTCTCGGGGGTGTCCACCAAAAACTTCTCCTTCAAAAGAGAAGACTCCGTGCTTCAGGGCTACGACATCAACAGCCAAGGAGAAGAGCCCGTGGGCAGCACGGAGCCCCTTAGGAAACCCGTCAAAAACCGGAGCATAAAGTTAAAGAAAGTGAACTCCCAGGAAATACACATGCTCCCGATCAAAAAACAACGGCTGGCCACCTTTTTTCCAAGAAAGTaa
- the RAI2 gene encoding retinoic acid-induced protein 2 isoform X3, whose amino-acid sequence MAVDVSFSKRMARWHQSRVMDDLRSQNLSMDMTDSSPALANNRLENGMAQLITTEAWNINSTDLGPVQLPVVLEQHVFQHLNSPLVLPQEAPCSSSAIHNNLFQGAEDPEAPPQLLDLRIPSQPQEPTLPFEAVLQNLFPSQGALGPPPCQPPPGYAPVPPQPFNSPLSPLVPPATLLVPYPVIVPLPVPVPIPIPIPVPQSPESKLGSSFPKPPSSFGLHPFKGGQPPLEKEELKPFDLLQPREYFQLSRHTVIKMGSENEALDLSMKSVPWLKAGQASPPVCQEDAALDLSLAAHRKAEPPVETLFDSSGSVDRPAHGALEKLPGGGDAPFAPATAPGASATESHVGGSNPAQPPGQPGGDVKAENHPDVVSESQAAKVIVSVEDAVPTVFCGKIKGLSGVSTKNFSFKREDSVLQGYDINSQGEEPVGSTEPLRKPVKNRSIKLKKVNSQEIHMLPIKKQRLATFFPRK is encoded by the exons GCCCGGTGGCATCAGAGCCGAGTGATGGATGACCTGCGGTCCCAGAACCTCTCCATGGACATGACCGACTCCTCTCCCGCCTTGGCCAATAACAGACTGGAGAATGGCATGGCCCAGCTGATCACCACCGAAGCCTGGAACATCAACTCCACTGACCTG GGCCCCGTGCAGCTGCCCGTGGTGCTGGAGCAGCACGTCTTCCAGCACCTCAACTCCCCTCTGGTCCTGCCACAGGAGGCCCCGTGCTCCTCCAGTGCCATCCACAACAACCTGTTCCAGGGAGCCGAGGACCCCGaggccccaccccagctcctggaCCTGCGGATCCCCAGCCAGCCGCAGGAGCCCACGTTGCCATTTGAAGCCGTGCTCCAGAATTTGTTCCCCTCACAGGGTGCTCTCGGCCCCCCACCCTGTCAGCCTCCTCCTGGATACGCCCCGGTGCCCCCCCAGCCCTTTAACTCCCCGCTGTCCCCCCTGGTGCCCCCGGCCACCCTCTTGGTGCCCTACCCTGTGATCGTGCCCTTGCCCGTGCCggtccccatccccatccccatcccggTGCCTCAGAGTCCTGAATCCAAGCTCGGCTCCAGTTTCCCCAAGCCGCCGTCTTCCTTCGGCCTGCACCCCTTTAAAGGCGGCCAGCCCCCCCTGGAGAAGGAGGAACTGAAGCCCTTCGATCTCCTCCAGCCGAGGGAGTACTTCCAGCTGAGCCGCCACACGGTCATCAAGATGGGCAGTGAGAACGAGGCCCTGGATCTGTCCATGAAGTCGgtgccctggctgaaggcgggcCAAGCCAGTCCCCCCGTCTGCCAGGAAGATGCGGCCCTAGACCTGTCGCTGGCGGCCCACCGAAAAGCTGAGCCTCCCGTGGAGACCCTGTTCGACAGCAGCGGGTCAGTGGACCGCCCGGCTCACGGGGCGCTGGAGAAACTTCCCGGGGGCGGGGACGCGCCCTTTGCCCCTGCCACGGCCCCCGGGGCCTCGGCCACGGAGAGCCACGTGGGGGGCAGCAACCCCGCCCAGCCGCCCGGCCAGCCCGGCGGGGACGTCAAGGCCGAAaatcaccctgacgtggtgagcgAGTCCCAGGCGGCCAAGGTGATCGTCTCGGTGGAAGACGCCGTGCCCACCGTCTTCTGCGGCAAGATCAAGGGCCTCTCGGGGGTGTCCACCAAAAACTTCTCCTTCAAAAGAGAAGACTCCGTGCTTCAGGGCTACGACATCAACAGCCAAGGAGAAGAGCCCGTGGGCAGCACGGAGCCCCTTAGGAAACCCGTCAAAAACCGGAGCATAAAGTTAAAGAAAGTGAACTCCCAGGAAATACACATGCTCCCGATCAAAAAACAACGGCTGGCCACCTTTTTTCCAAGAAAGTaa
- the RAI2 gene encoding retinoic acid-induced protein 2 isoform X2, whose product MDDLRSQNLSMDMTDSSPALANNRLENGMAQLITTEAWNINSTDLVKKALVTVPAPSILNPPAESQSGVALKVAATVLQPLCLGESPVVMPIHMQVEGSSAPELNPNGNATYVMTTQGPVQLPVVLEQHVFQHLNSPLVLPQEAPCSSSAIHNNLFQGAEDPEAPPQLLDLRIPSQPQEPTLPFEAVLQNLFPSQGALGPPPCQPPPGYAPVPPQPFNSPLSPLVPPATLLVPYPVIVPLPVPVPIPIPIPVPQSPESKLGSSFPKPPSSFGLHPFKGGQPPLEKEELKPFDLLQPREYFQLSRHTVIKMGSENEALDLSMKSVPWLKAGQASPPVCQEDAALDLSLAAHRKAEPPVETLFDSSGSVDRPAHGALEKLPGGGDAPFAPATAPGASATESHVGGSNPAQPPGQPGGDVKAENHPDVVSESQAAKVIVSVEDAVPTVFCGKIKGLSGVSTKNFSFKREDSVLQGYDINSQGEEPVGSTEPLRKPVKNRSIKLKKVNSQEIHMLPIKKQRLATFFPRK is encoded by the coding sequence ATGGATGACCTGCGGTCCCAGAACCTCTCCATGGACATGACCGACTCCTCTCCCGCCTTGGCCAATAACAGACTGGAGAATGGCATGGCCCAGCTGATCACCACCGAAGCCTGGAACATCAACTCCACTGACCTGGTAAAGAAGGCCCTGGTGACCGTGCCGGCCCCGTCCATCCTGAACCCCCCGGCCGAGTCTCAGAGCGGCGTGGCTCTGAAGGTGGCGGCCACCGTGCTGCAACCCCTGTGCCTCGGGGAGAGCCCGGTGGTGATGCCCATTCACATGCAGGTGGAGGGAAGCTCGGCGCCCGAGCTCAACCCTAATGGCAATGCCACCTATGTCATGACCACGCAGGGCCCCGTGCAGCTGCCCGTGGTGCTGGAGCAGCACGTCTTCCAGCACCTCAACTCCCCTCTGGTCCTGCCACAGGAGGCCCCGTGCTCCTCCAGTGCCATCCACAACAACCTGTTCCAGGGAGCCGAGGACCCCGaggccccaccccagctcctggaCCTGCGGATCCCCAGCCAGCCGCAGGAGCCCACGTTGCCATTTGAAGCCGTGCTCCAGAATTTGTTCCCCTCACAGGGTGCTCTCGGCCCCCCACCCTGTCAGCCTCCTCCTGGATACGCCCCGGTGCCCCCCCAGCCCTTTAACTCCCCGCTGTCCCCCCTGGTGCCCCCGGCCACCCTCTTGGTGCCCTACCCTGTGATCGTGCCCTTGCCCGTGCCggtccccatccccatccccatcccggTGCCTCAGAGTCCTGAATCCAAGCTCGGCTCCAGTTTCCCCAAGCCGCCGTCTTCCTTCGGCCTGCACCCCTTTAAAGGCGGCCAGCCCCCCCTGGAGAAGGAGGAACTGAAGCCCTTCGATCTCCTCCAGCCGAGGGAGTACTTCCAGCTGAGCCGCCACACGGTCATCAAGATGGGCAGTGAGAACGAGGCCCTGGATCTGTCCATGAAGTCGgtgccctggctgaaggcgggcCAAGCCAGTCCCCCCGTCTGCCAGGAAGATGCGGCCCTAGACCTGTCGCTGGCGGCCCACCGAAAAGCTGAGCCTCCCGTGGAGACCCTGTTCGACAGCAGCGGGTCAGTGGACCGCCCGGCTCACGGGGCGCTGGAGAAACTTCCCGGGGGCGGGGACGCGCCCTTTGCCCCTGCCACGGCCCCCGGGGCCTCGGCCACGGAGAGCCACGTGGGGGGCAGCAACCCCGCCCAGCCGCCCGGCCAGCCCGGCGGGGACGTCAAGGCCGAAaatcaccctgacgtggtgagcgAGTCCCAGGCGGCCAAGGTGATCGTCTCGGTGGAAGACGCCGTGCCCACCGTCTTCTGCGGCAAGATCAAGGGCCTCTCGGGGGTGTCCACCAAAAACTTCTCCTTCAAAAGAGAAGACTCCGTGCTTCAGGGCTACGACATCAACAGCCAAGGAGAAGAGCCCGTGGGCAGCACGGAGCCCCTTAGGAAACCCGTCAAAAACCGGAGCATAAAGTTAAAGAAAGTGAACTCCCAGGAAATACACATGCTCCCGATCAAAAAACAACGGCTGGCCACCTTTTTTCCAAGAAAGTaa